The Poriferisphaera corsica DNA segment TTTTAATGGTGATACCATAGTCAATGACCTAGATTTAAATATAGTTACTGCAAATATGAACTTAAATGCAAATGACTCGTATTCCGCACTAACACTCCGTGCAATCCCAGAACCATCTTCACTCTTCCTCCTCGGCTCCGCCGGCTTACTCTGCTTCCGTCGTAAACGTATCGCATAAACACAACACATATCACCTAACCACACAAAGGATCAAGGCATTCGCCTTGGTCCTTTTCTTTTATCCCAGCTTTCTATTTGCTCCCCTGCCCTGCCCCTGCAACAATATTGAGTACCTCACATCGCAACAGGAGTTTTAACACATGCGCGTCGTCTTACAGCGAGTTTCCAAAGGTTCCGTTACCGTCGAAAACCAAATCGTCGGTCAAATATCCCGCGGCTACGTCATCCTTCTCGGTATCGGACACGCCGACACAAAGCAAACCGCTGACAAAATGGCGGACAAGATCATAAACCTCCGAATCTTCAATAACGACGACGGCAAGTTCGATCTCTCCCTCCTCGATATCAACGGCGAAGCGCTCGTTGTCTCGCAGTTCACCCTATTCGCCGACTGCAAGAAAGGGCGCCGGCCCAACTTCACCAATGCCGGCAAACCCGATGAAGCCTCTCCACTCTGCGACTACTTCATGGATAAACTTAAAACACTCGGCATCAAAAACGTTCAGGGCGGTATCTTCGGCGCACACATGGATGTCGACATCCACAACGACGGCCCCGTCACCATCATCCTTGACTCTGAACAATTCGGGTTTTAAGCAATCCACCACCTTCCATAACAATAAAAAAACGGTGCATAATCGCACCGTTTTTTTATTGAAACTTCACATTGAAGTATTTTAGACACGGCGTTGAACAAGCAATAACGAACCAACGCAAAGTAAAACAGAAAACAACGCAGGTTCCGGTACAATCATAAAGTCTGGCGATGTCTGAAATACAACATGATCAATCATCATCGACCCTGTTCCTGAGATCATTGAACCTGAGCCATCACCGATCACCAGGGTATTACTGAACGTCGTAGGA contains these protein-coding regions:
- the dtd gene encoding D-aminoacyl-tRNA deacylase, whose translation is MRVVLQRVSKGSVTVENQIVGQISRGYVILLGIGHADTKQTADKMADKIINLRIFNNDDGKFDLSLLDINGEALVVSQFTLFADCKKGRRPNFTNAGKPDEASPLCDYFMDKLKTLGIKNVQGGIFGAHMDVDIHNDGPVTIILDSEQFGF